In one Colletotrichum destructivum chromosome 2, complete sequence genomic region, the following are encoded:
- a CDS encoding Putative protein-tyrosine phosphatase-like, PTPLA has protein sequence MAEKHQTNAAGPRTVYLTLYNALFASLWASILYTVVTTAASGGKLAVYNAAEARARWVQTLTLIEVVHSAVGLVRSPVSTTAIQVVARTIIVWMVCHSFPESTSPSAAYVALLLSWAVADTVRYAYLALNLHGRAPDALVWLRYTMFYPLYPIGISSEFWLLYLAIEPASRVSAVLPPIFYFCLCLYVPGSYTMYTYMIKQRKKTLSRSSKSQ, from the exons ATGGCGGAAAAGCACCAAACCAATGCCGCCGGCCCCAGGACCGTCTACTTGACGCTTTATAACGCCCTCTTTGCCTCCCTCTGGGCCTCCATCCTTTACACCGTtgtcaccaccgccgcctcgggcggCAAGCTCGCCGTTtacaacgccgccgaggcccgcgcGCGATGGGTGCAGACTCTCACTCTCATTGAGGTTGTGCACTCCGCCGTCG GACTCGTCCGGTCCCCCGTCagcaccaccgccatccAGGTTGTCGCCCgcaccatcatcgtctgGATGGTCTGCCACAGCTTCCCCGAGTCCACCtccccgtccgccgcctacgtcgcgctgctgctgtcctgggccgtcgccgacaccgTCCGCTACGCCTATCTGGCTCTGAACCTCCATGGCAGGGCTCCGGACGCCCTCGTCTGGCTGCG CTACACCATGTTCTACCCCCTCTACCCCATCGGCATCTCCTCCGAGTTCTGGCTGTTGTATCTCGCCATCGAGCCTGCCAGCCGCGTGAGCGCCGTGCTGCCCCCCATCTTCTACTTTTGCCTGTGCCTTTACGTACCGG GATCGTACACCATGTACACCTACATGATCAAGCAGCGCAAGAAGACgctgtcgaggtcgagcaaGTCGCAGTAG